Proteins co-encoded in one Corynebacterium lujinxingii genomic window:
- a CDS encoding LuxR C-terminal-related transcriptional regulator, producing MTSVFLVDDHSVFRAGVKAELAAASGQLEVVGEAGTVAEAVRGIERTRPDVVLLDVHMPDGGGLAVLKRAPGPAYLALSVSDAAEDVIALIRAGARGYVTKNIAGAELAEAIERVRGGDAYFSPRLAGFVLDAFASGPVVEEDDPAVDSLTRRELEVLRLLARGYMYKEIAERLFISVKTVETHASNILRKTQTSNRHQLTRWAVARDLG from the coding sequence ATGACGAGTGTGTTCTTGGTGGACGATCACTCCGTGTTCCGTGCCGGGGTGAAAGCGGAGCTGGCTGCCGCAAGCGGCCAGCTCGAGGTCGTCGGTGAGGCCGGCACGGTTGCTGAGGCGGTGCGTGGGATCGAGCGCACGCGCCCGGACGTGGTGCTTTTAGACGTGCACATGCCCGACGGCGGCGGACTGGCCGTGCTCAAGCGGGCGCCCGGCCCGGCGTATCTGGCGCTGAGTGTTTCCGACGCCGCCGAAGACGTCATTGCCCTGATCCGTGCCGGTGCGCGCGGGTACGTGACCAAGAACATCGCAGGCGCCGAGCTTGCAGAGGCGATTGAGCGGGTGCGCGGCGGGGACGCGTACTTCTCGCCCCGGCTGGCCGGGTTCGTCCTCGACGCCTTCGCCTCCGGGCCGGTGGTGGAGGAGGACGACCCAGCGGTGGATTCGCTGACTCGCCGCGAGCTCGAGGTGCTGCGGCTGCTCGCGCGCGGCTACATGTACAAGGAGATCGCCGAGCGGCTGTTCATCTCTGTGAAGACGGTGGAGACGCACGCGTCGAACATCCTGCGCAAGACACAGACCTCCAACCGCCACCAGCTCACCAGGTGGGCGGTGGCGCGGGATTTGGGCTAG
- a CDS encoding PspC domain-containing protein: MENNTLTQMWETRPPRIPEDQGGKAVIGGVCEGIGARFHIDPTFVRVVFVALSLAFGGGIFLYLLCWINMPRFGLTRSPWSAIITPKQQLTAAEIKDRDTGWWLLLGLFLFLPSVSVAGDLRAVLVTFILFAAGWYFLHQRQPEPPAGLLVGEPEEARTSNRPAVDTSHLTVPEGHEHPGQRPPAWDPLGAAPELWHLPEPSEPAPQQAKKRNWFWIPVTVVLTILTMVALSFISEWRVGNYGKFGSADITVSDIDHLPDLDGFIGETRLDLSELEPLDTPRTVEISNVAGNVEIILPDNVPVDVNCKVSFGDTACPDDTQNADTDGELLTLNVTQRAGSVSAFYARDNPGARE; encoded by the coding sequence ATGGAAAACAACACACTCACGCAGATGTGGGAGACCCGCCCGCCCCGCATCCCGGAGGACCAGGGCGGCAAGGCCGTCATCGGCGGCGTCTGCGAAGGCATTGGCGCCCGCTTCCACATCGACCCCACGTTTGTCCGCGTAGTTTTCGTCGCGCTCTCGCTCGCGTTCGGTGGCGGCATCTTTCTTTACCTGCTGTGCTGGATCAATATGCCCCGCTTCGGGCTGACCCGCAGCCCGTGGTCCGCGATCATCACCCCGAAACAGCAGCTGACCGCAGCGGAGATAAAGGATCGCGACACCGGCTGGTGGCTGCTGCTCGGGCTGTTCCTGTTTCTACCGTCCGTTTCCGTCGCAGGTGATCTGCGGGCAGTGCTGGTCACGTTCATCCTCTTCGCCGCCGGCTGGTACTTCCTGCACCAGCGCCAGCCCGAGCCGCCGGCTGGGTTGCTGGTGGGCGAGCCGGAGGAGGCCCGTACAAGCAACCGCCCCGCTGTGGACACCTCCCACCTGACGGTGCCCGAAGGACACGAACACCCCGGCCAGCGCCCGCCCGCCTGGGACCCGCTCGGCGCCGCGCCGGAGCTGTGGCACCTGCCGGAGCCGAGCGAACCGGCGCCGCAGCAGGCGAAGAAACGTAACTGGTTCTGGATCCCCGTCACGGTCGTGCTCACAATACTGACCATGGTTGCACTGTCGTTCATCAGCGAATGGAGGGTCGGCAACTACGGCAAATTCGGCAGCGCAGATATCACCGTGTCGGACATCGACCACCTCCCCGACCTCGACGGGTTTATCGGGGAAACACGCCTCGACCTGTCCGAACTGGAACCGCTTGACACGCCGCGGACGGTGGAGATCAGCAACGTCGCCGGCAACGTCGAGATCATCCTGCCGGACAACGTCCCGGTCGACGTCAACTGCAAGGTCTCCTTCGGCGACACCGCATGCCCCGACGACACGCAAAACGCGGACACAGACGGCGAACTGCTCACGCTCAACGTGACGCAGCGCGCCGGATCCGTGTCCGCGTTCTACGCCCGCGACAACCCGGGCGCAAGGGAGTGA
- a CDS encoding PAS domain-containing protein yields MPSRVTILRDAPKGPSHEVDVNDIFFSVTDAKGVMTHVNNVFIDYAQYSAEEMIGKPHNLIRHDEMPGATFKLMWDTIEDGRPFAGYVRNRAKSGSAYDVLATVTPLPNGGYLSVRTRPMTDAFAAAGELYQEANAVEHEAKANGVGRRERAVAGAEKLAELLPDYDAFIREVLPNEVQAREDAGFTLPEGSGDIYDAASALYRELDTFMTTQTEIKEAAEELRKASETLVEENAVTNNVKAEMENVVTEGASRTLLLAPLQVWATMRGIIDENAQSLAEVAEELFAKTANARMAIALARLHTAQTAQFSTESGALESMQLLVDALEEDVRHMDDAVFLHSSFRRRVELKVNSISELTKIPLEMIRRWSQNTNESAMGEEVTPLVEQVNKAMEAADASIAQLQRSAEKLAQAPSTDEVRAALDRLSAAVR; encoded by the coding sequence ATGCCTAGCCGTGTAACCATTCTTCGCGACGCCCCCAAAGGGCCATCCCACGAAGTTGATGTCAACGACATCTTCTTTTCGGTGACCGATGCGAAGGGTGTGATGACTCATGTGAACAACGTGTTCATCGACTACGCGCAGTATTCGGCCGAAGAAATGATCGGGAAGCCCCACAATCTCATCCGTCACGATGAGATGCCGGGAGCGACGTTCAAGTTGATGTGGGACACGATCGAGGACGGTCGCCCATTCGCCGGGTACGTGCGCAACAGGGCAAAGAGCGGCTCTGCTTACGACGTGCTCGCCACTGTGACTCCGCTGCCGAACGGTGGCTACCTGTCTGTGCGTACCCGTCCGATGACGGACGCCTTCGCCGCGGCCGGTGAACTGTACCAAGAGGCTAACGCCGTTGAGCACGAGGCGAAGGCGAACGGCGTGGGCCGCCGCGAGCGCGCCGTCGCCGGCGCCGAGAAGTTGGCTGAGCTGCTGCCGGACTACGATGCGTTCATCCGCGAAGTGCTGCCTAACGAGGTGCAGGCGCGCGAGGACGCCGGCTTCACGCTGCCGGAGGGCTCCGGCGATATTTACGACGCCGCCTCCGCCCTCTACCGCGAGCTGGACACCTTCATGACCACCCAGACGGAGATTAAGGAAGCCGCAGAGGAGCTCCGCAAGGCGAGTGAAACGCTCGTCGAGGAGAACGCGGTGACCAACAACGTCAAGGCCGAGATGGAAAACGTGGTCACCGAGGGCGCTTCCCGCACGCTGCTGCTCGCTCCGCTGCAGGTGTGGGCGACGATGCGTGGCATTATCGACGAAAACGCGCAGTCGCTCGCCGAGGTCGCCGAGGAGCTCTTCGCCAAGACCGCGAACGCGCGTATGGCGATCGCTCTTGCGCGCCTCCACACCGCGCAGACCGCGCAATTCTCCACCGAGTCGGGTGCGCTGGAATCGATGCAGTTGCTTGTCGACGCCCTCGAGGAGGACGTGCGCCACATGGACGACGCCGTGTTCCTGCACTCGTCGTTCCGTCGTCGTGTGGAGCTGAAGGTCAACTCGATTTCCGAGCTGACGAAGATTCCGCTGGAGATGATTCGCCGCTGGTCGCAGAACACCAACGAGTCTGCGATGGGTGAGGAAGTCACCCCGCTCGTCGAGCAGGTCAACAAGGCGATGGAGGCCGCGGACGCGTCGATTGCGCAGCTGCAGCGCTCCGCCGAGAAGCTTGCGCAGGCCCCGTCGACCGACGAGGTGCGCGCAGCCCTCGACCGGCTCAGCGCCGCGGTGCGCTAG
- the guaA gene encoding glutamine-hydrolyzing GMP synthase, whose protein sequence is MTTAQTRPVLVVDFGAQYAQLIARRVREANVFSEVVPSTITAAEVREKDPQALVLSGGPSSVYAEDAPQLDPEIFELGLPIFGICYGFQIMTQALGGKVAKTGAREYGRTAMTVSGGVLHAGLDEHPVWMSHGDSVTEAPAGFEVTSSTPGAPVAAFEDTSRKFAGVQYHPEVMHSPHGQEVLTRFLTEIAGLEQNWTASNIAEQLIDDVRNQVGDGHAICGLSGGVDSAVAAALVQRAIGDRLTCVFVDHGLLRQGEREQVENDFVAATGAKLVTVDERKAFLDKLSGVTEPEAKRKAIGAEFIRSFERAVAGVLEGQQVDYLVQGTLYPDVVESGGGTGTANIKSHHNVGGLPDDVEFELVEPLRLLFKDEVRAVGRELGLPEEIVNRQPFPGPGLGIRIIGEVTEERLETLRAADAIAREELTKAGLDEQIWQCPVVLLADVRSVGVQGDGRTYGHPIVLRPVASEDAMTADWVRIPYDTLEVISTRITNEVADVNRVVLDVTSKPPATIEWE, encoded by the coding sequence GTGACTACCGCTCAAACACGCCCTGTTCTTGTCGTTGATTTTGGTGCGCAGTACGCGCAGTTGATCGCCCGCCGTGTGCGCGAGGCGAACGTGTTCTCTGAGGTCGTGCCGTCGACCATTACCGCCGCTGAGGTCCGGGAGAAGGACCCGCAGGCGCTGGTGCTCTCCGGTGGCCCGTCTTCGGTGTACGCCGAGGATGCTCCGCAGTTGGACCCGGAGATTTTCGAGCTCGGCCTGCCGATTTTCGGCATCTGCTACGGCTTCCAGATCATGACCCAGGCGCTCGGCGGCAAGGTAGCCAAGACCGGTGCGCGTGAGTACGGTCGCACCGCGATGACGGTGAGTGGCGGAGTGCTGCACGCGGGTCTCGACGAGCACCCGGTGTGGATGTCGCACGGCGATTCGGTCACAGAGGCACCGGCAGGTTTCGAGGTCACCTCCTCGACCCCGGGCGCGCCAGTGGCGGCGTTCGAGGACACCTCCCGCAAGTTCGCCGGCGTGCAGTACCACCCGGAGGTGATGCACTCGCCGCACGGCCAGGAGGTGCTCACCCGCTTCCTCACCGAGATCGCCGGGCTGGAGCAAAACTGGACCGCGTCCAACATCGCGGAGCAGCTTATCGACGACGTCCGCAACCAAGTCGGCGACGGCCACGCCATTTGCGGTCTGTCCGGCGGTGTCGACTCTGCCGTGGCAGCAGCGCTCGTGCAGCGCGCCATCGGCGACCGGCTCACCTGCGTGTTTGTGGACCACGGCCTGCTGCGTCAGGGCGAGCGCGAGCAGGTGGAAAACGACTTCGTCGCAGCCACCGGCGCGAAGCTGGTCACAGTCGACGAGCGCAAGGCGTTTTTGGACAAACTGTCGGGCGTGACGGAGCCGGAGGCGAAGCGAAAGGCCATCGGCGCGGAGTTCATCCGCTCCTTCGAGCGCGCCGTCGCCGGTGTGCTCGAGGGCCAGCAGGTGGACTACCTGGTTCAGGGCACCCTCTACCCGGATGTGGTGGAGTCCGGCGGCGGCACCGGCACCGCGAACATCAAGAGCCACCACAACGTCGGCGGCCTGCCGGACGACGTGGAGTTCGAGCTGGTCGAGCCGCTGCGTCTTCTGTTCAAGGACGAGGTCCGCGCGGTCGGCCGCGAGTTGGGCCTGCCGGAGGAGATTGTGAACCGCCAGCCGTTCCCGGGCCCGGGCTTGGGTATCCGCATCATCGGCGAGGTCACCGAGGAGCGCCTGGAGACCCTGCGCGCCGCCGACGCCATTGCCCGCGAGGAGCTGACCAAGGCCGGCCTGGACGAGCAGATCTGGCAGTGCCCGGTCGTGCTGCTTGCCGACGTCCGCTCCGTCGGTGTGCAGGGCGACGGCCGCACCTACGGCCACCCGATCGTGCTGCGCCCGGTCGCGTCCGAGGACGCCATGACCGCGGACTGGGTGCGCATCCCGTACGACACCCTCGAAGTGATCTCTACCCGCATCACCAACGAGGTCGCCGACGTCAATCGTGTGGTGCTGGACGTGACGTCCAAGCCGCCGGCCACCATCGAGTGGGAGTAA
- a CDS encoding GuaB3 family IMP dehydrogenase-related protein: MRDYVEIGIGREARKAYDLGDLSIVPKRRTRSSQDVDTTWNIDAYTFDIPLVSHPTDALASPEFVIEMGKQGGLGVIDAEGLWGRHADFEAAVKKVVDSCQDHWGIDSEEKYQEFVDSGERSLRTLQELHAADLDTDLLSERIAQVRDSGVTVAVRVSPQNARELAPVVIAAGAEILFIQGSIISAEHVQQGGEPLNLKEFVGSLDVPVIAGGVYDYSTATHLMRSGVAGVIVGSGSSSTVVNVPAATAIADVAAARRDYLDETGGRYVHVLADVPIWDADSIALAIACGADAVMLGRNLAQASEAAANGVYWEAQAAHPRFPRGDVSKDPVVSTDTALETVLFGPSSVPYGGLNIVGGLKRMMAKCGYTDIKAFQKADLAIRD; this comes from the coding sequence ATGCGCGACTACGTGGAAATTGGCATCGGCCGCGAGGCCCGCAAGGCCTACGACCTAGGCGACCTTTCGATCGTGCCCAAGCGGCGCACCCGTTCCTCGCAGGACGTGGACACCACTTGGAACATCGACGCCTACACCTTCGATATCCCGCTCGTGTCCCATCCGACCGACGCTCTGGCCAGCCCCGAGTTCGTCATCGAGATGGGCAAACAGGGCGGCCTCGGCGTGATCGACGCCGAAGGGCTGTGGGGCCGGCACGCCGACTTCGAGGCCGCGGTGAAGAAGGTCGTGGACTCGTGCCAGGACCACTGGGGCATCGACTCGGAGGAGAAGTACCAGGAGTTCGTCGACTCTGGTGAGCGCTCCTTGCGCACCCTGCAGGAGCTACATGCCGCGGATCTGGATACCGATCTGCTTTCCGAGCGCATCGCGCAGGTGCGCGACTCCGGTGTGACCGTCGCTGTGCGGGTCAGCCCGCAGAACGCGCGCGAGTTGGCCCCGGTTGTCATTGCGGCTGGTGCGGAGATCCTGTTCATCCAGGGCTCCATCATCTCCGCCGAACACGTGCAGCAGGGTGGTGAGCCGCTGAACCTGAAGGAGTTCGTCGGCTCACTGGACGTGCCGGTGATCGCGGGCGGGGTGTACGACTACTCCACGGCAACCCACCTGATGCGCTCCGGAGTGGCCGGCGTGATTGTGGGCTCTGGTTCCTCGAGCACCGTGGTGAATGTCCCGGCTGCGACGGCTATCGCAGATGTGGCGGCCGCCCGCCGCGACTACCTGGATGAGACTGGCGGACGCTACGTGCATGTTCTCGCGGATGTGCCCATCTGGGACGCTGACAGCATCGCTCTTGCTATCGCGTGCGGCGCGGATGCTGTCATGCTCGGCCGCAACTTGGCGCAGGCGTCTGAAGCAGCGGCGAACGGCGTGTACTGGGAGGCACAGGCCGCCCACCCCCGCTTCCCTCGCGGTGATGTGAGCAAGGATCCGGTTGTCAGCACCGACACCGCACTGGAGACGGTGTTGTTCGGCCCGTCGAGCGTTCCGTACGGTGGGCTCAACATTGTCGGAGGTCTGAAGAGAATGATGGCAAAGTGTGGGTATACTGACATCAAAGCTTTCCAGAAAGCCGACTTGGCAATCCGCGACTAA
- a CDS encoding sigma-70 family RNA polymerase sigma factor: MNANPSAEPGDGEDELAALVPHAAAGDQRALKRIIAVVHPRVLRYCRARIGGGRMPTAEDVAQEICLAVATSIDRYVDTGRPFMAFVYGIAFNKVADAHRSMVRDKTTPTDEVPEHEVSAFTPEDAALVTAGSNEVRQLLDSLNDKARDIIILRVFVGLSAEETAEVVGSTPGAVRVAQHRALAKLREKLEGGHSGDEA; the protein is encoded by the coding sequence GTGAATGCCAACCCCAGCGCAGAACCTGGCGACGGCGAGGACGAACTCGCCGCGCTCGTTCCGCATGCCGCGGCGGGGGACCAGCGGGCGCTTAAGCGCATCATCGCGGTCGTCCATCCGCGCGTGCTGCGGTACTGTCGCGCGCGCATCGGCGGCGGCCGGATGCCCACCGCGGAGGATGTCGCCCAGGAGATCTGCCTAGCGGTGGCCACCTCCATTGACCGCTACGTGGACACCGGCCGGCCGTTTATGGCGTTCGTCTACGGCATCGCGTTCAACAAGGTGGCGGACGCGCACCGCAGTATGGTGCGCGATAAGACGACACCGACGGACGAGGTGCCTGAGCACGAGGTTTCCGCGTTCACGCCGGAGGACGCGGCGCTGGTAACTGCGGGAAGTAACGAAGTGCGCCAACTTCTCGATTCATTAAATGACAAGGCCCGCGACATCATCATCCTGCGGGTATTCGTGGGCCTCTCGGCGGAAGAAACGGCAGAAGTGGTGGGCAGTACACCTGGTGCAGTGCGCGTGGCGCAGCACCGTGCGCTGGCCAAGTTACGGGAGAAGTTGGAAGGAGGTCATTCGGGCGATGAAGCGTGA
- the guaB gene encoding IMP dehydrogenase, with product MSEARVWTGGDDPDKVALRGLTFDDVLLLPAESHIVPSEVSTESQFTRNIRLGMPIISAAMDTVTESRMAIAMARQGGIGVLHRNLSAQDQAEHVDVVKRSESGMVTNPVTATPDMTLDDVDALCARFRISGLPVVDDNERLVGIITNRDMRFEPDFGRKVAEVMTPMPLVVAEEGVDKQEALALLSSNKVEKLPIVTAEGKLAGLITVKDFVKSEQYPNASKDADGRLLVAAGVGTGEDAFERAGLLVEAGVDALVVDSAHAHNNRVLEMVSRVKKDFGDRVDVVGGNLATRSAAKAMIDAGADAIKVGIGPGSICTTRVVAGVGAPQITSILEASVPAKAAGVPIIADGGMQFSGDVAKALAAGASTVMLGSMLAGTAEAPGDIVVVGGKQYKRYRGMGSMGAMQGRGLTGEKRSFSKDRYFQADVTSEDKLVPEGVEGRVPFRGELDSITHQIVGGLRAAMGYTGASSIEELQTKQFVQITAAGLRESHPHDITQTVEAPNYRQ from the coding sequence ATGTCTGAGGCACGTGTATGGACTGGTGGAGACGATCCCGACAAGGTCGCGTTGCGGGGGCTGACGTTCGACGACGTTTTGCTGCTGCCGGCCGAGTCCCACATTGTCCCGTCTGAGGTGAGCACGGAGTCGCAGTTCACCCGCAACATCCGTCTCGGCATGCCGATCATTTCGGCCGCGATGGACACCGTCACTGAGTCGCGCATGGCTATCGCGATGGCGCGCCAGGGCGGAATCGGCGTGCTGCACCGCAACTTGAGCGCTCAGGACCAGGCCGAGCACGTGGACGTGGTGAAGCGCTCCGAGTCCGGCATGGTGACCAACCCGGTTACCGCAACCCCGGACATGACGCTTGACGACGTCGACGCGCTCTGCGCCCGCTTCCGCATCTCCGGTCTTCCGGTGGTCGACGACAATGAGCGTCTGGTTGGCATCATCACCAACCGCGACATGCGCTTCGAGCCGGACTTCGGCCGTAAGGTCGCCGAGGTCATGACCCCGATGCCGCTCGTCGTGGCGGAAGAGGGCGTGGACAAGCAGGAAGCACTTGCGCTGCTGTCGTCTAACAAGGTGGAGAAGCTGCCGATCGTCACCGCCGAGGGCAAGCTCGCGGGCCTGATTACCGTGAAGGACTTCGTGAAGAGCGAGCAGTACCCGAACGCGTCCAAGGACGCCGACGGCCGCCTGCTCGTCGCCGCAGGTGTGGGCACCGGCGAGGACGCGTTCGAGCGCGCCGGCTTGCTCGTCGAGGCGGGTGTTGACGCGCTCGTCGTCGACTCCGCGCACGCCCACAACAACCGCGTGCTCGAGATGGTCTCGCGCGTGAAGAAGGACTTCGGTGACCGTGTCGACGTCGTCGGCGGCAACCTGGCCACCCGCAGCGCCGCGAAGGCGATGATCGACGCCGGCGCCGACGCCATCAAGGTCGGCATCGGCCCAGGCTCCATCTGCACCACCCGCGTCGTCGCAGGTGTGGGCGCGCCGCAGATTACCTCCATCCTCGAAGCGTCCGTGCCAGCAAAGGCCGCGGGCGTGCCGATCATCGCCGACGGCGGTATGCAGTTCTCCGGCGACGTGGCCAAGGCCCTGGCCGCCGGCGCGTCGACCGTCATGCTCGGCTCCATGCTCGCAGGCACCGCCGAGGCCCCGGGCGACATCGTCGTCGTGGGCGGCAAGCAGTACAAGCGCTACCGCGGCATGGGCTCGATGGGTGCCATGCAGGGCCGCGGCCTGACGGGGGAGAAGCGCTCCTTCTCCAAGGACCGCTACTTCCAGGCCGACGTGACTAGCGAGGACAAGCTGGTGCCGGAAGGTGTCGAGGGCCGCGTGCCGTTCCGTGGCGAGCTCGATTCCATCACCCACCAAATCGTCGGAGGCCTGCGCGCGGCCATGGGCTACACCGGCGCTTCCTCAATCGAGGAGCTGCAGACCAAGCAGTTCGTTCAAATCACCGCTGCCGGCCTGCGCGAGTCCCACCCGCACGACATCACGCAGACCGTCGAGGCACCGAACTACCGCCAGTAG
- a CDS encoding WhiB family transcriptional regulator, whose amino-acid sequence MSLPHQLPGPNADFWDWQLHSACRGEASEIFYHPDGERGRARTQRENRAKAICFECPVLSQCREHALRVAEPYGIWGGMSESERSAVLRGAAGGMKVAAASAK is encoded by the coding sequence ATGTCTTTGCCGCATCAACTCCCCGGGCCGAACGCCGACTTTTGGGACTGGCAGCTGCACAGCGCGTGCCGGGGGGAGGCGTCCGAGATCTTCTACCACCCGGACGGGGAGCGTGGCCGCGCCCGCACCCAGCGCGAGAACCGAGCCAAGGCCATCTGCTTCGAGTGCCCGGTGCTCTCCCAGTGCCGCGAGCACGCCCTGCGCGTCGCCGAGCCGTACGGCATCTGGGGCGGCATGAGCGAGTCCGAACGCTCCGCCGTGCTGCGCGGCGCGGCCGGCGGTATGAAGGTCGCCGCGGCTTCCGCTAAGTAG
- a CDS encoding ATP-binding protein: protein MSALYPRLTRNRSRRVVAGVASGVADHLGVEDKWMRLFFVAASFAGGFGALLYAGLWMFTPLDDSGAQRQRPGTMDLALVVLGFAGALIALQLSSGAGATVVFVLGVLIVGAVIALQAYDRGTGSWGNIAALMLGALLVMAGVLAVAFVGESAGVGGVVVSVLVTVVGVAVLVVPLIAKLANSLVAEREAKAVADQRAEIASRLHDSVLQTLALIQKQAGDADEVARLARAQERELRAWLFDDSVPNHTTTFAALQKAAGEVEDAFRVVIQPVTVGEDVAFDERTEAIVLAAREAMVNAAKHAGVDTIDVYAEHLAGRLEVFVRDRGAGFDPDAIPADRHGLRDSIVGRVRRVGGEVHVVSSIGDGSEVEIALEL from the coding sequence ATGTCTGCGTTGTATCCCCGGCTGACCCGGAACCGCTCCCGCCGCGTTGTGGCCGGCGTGGCCTCCGGTGTGGCCGACCACCTGGGGGTGGAGGACAAATGGATGCGCCTGTTCTTCGTCGCGGCGAGTTTCGCGGGCGGGTTCGGCGCGCTGCTCTACGCCGGTTTGTGGATGTTTACGCCCCTGGACGACAGTGGGGCGCAGCGCCAGCGCCCGGGGACGATGGATCTTGCGCTAGTGGTGCTCGGGTTTGCAGGCGCGCTTATTGCGCTGCAGCTGTCCTCGGGCGCGGGCGCCACGGTGGTGTTTGTGCTCGGCGTGCTCATTGTCGGGGCGGTGATTGCGCTGCAGGCCTACGACCGCGGCACGGGGTCGTGGGGCAACATCGCCGCGCTGATGTTGGGTGCGCTGCTGGTTATGGCCGGGGTGCTGGCAGTGGCGTTTGTGGGCGAAAGCGCCGGGGTTGGCGGCGTGGTGGTCTCCGTGCTGGTCACGGTGGTGGGTGTGGCGGTGCTGGTTGTGCCGCTGATAGCCAAGCTGGCCAATTCGCTCGTCGCGGAGCGGGAGGCGAAGGCGGTCGCGGACCAGCGCGCGGAGATTGCCTCACGCTTGCACGATTCGGTGCTGCAGACCCTCGCGCTGATACAGAAGCAGGCGGGCGATGCGGATGAGGTCGCCCGCCTCGCGCGCGCCCAGGAGCGCGAGCTGCGGGCCTGGCTTTTCGACGACTCCGTGCCCAACCACACCACCACCTTCGCCGCCCTGCAGAAAGCGGCCGGCGAAGTGGAGGACGCCTTCCGCGTAGTCATCCAACCGGTCACGGTGGGCGAGGATGTCGCCTTCGACGAACGCACCGAGGCGATCGTGCTGGCCGCGAGGGAGGCAATGGTCAACGCCGCCAAGCACGCCGGTGTGGACACCATCGACGTTTACGCGGAGCATCTCGCGGGCAGGCTCGAGGTGTTTGTGCGCGACCGCGGTGCCGGTTTCGATCCGGACGCCATCCCGGCCGATCGGCACGGTTTGCGCGACTCCATCGTGGGCCGCGTTCGGCGGGTTGGGGGAGAGGTGCACGTGGTGTCGTCGATAGGCGATGGCTCAGAGGTGGAGATAGCGTTAGAGCTATGA
- a CDS encoding DUF5319 domain-containing protein: MRGVNFDDMMPLDPFADDPNDPASFIDDDEVVEPLSAQERVAVIQDLSHVRDAKRLLKPRGILGIHFLCEDCDQLHYYDWEIMEQNMIATLNGELPPVHEPSAEPNIDAYVPWDYAMGYLDGLEGR, translated from the coding sequence CTGAGGGGCGTGAATTTCGACGACATGATGCCGCTGGATCCGTTCGCGGACGACCCCAACGATCCAGCCTCCTTCATCGACGACGATGAGGTTGTGGAGCCCCTATCCGCCCAGGAGCGCGTCGCCGTCATCCAGGACCTTTCCCATGTCCGCGACGCGAAGCGCTTGCTCAAGCCGCGCGGAATTTTGGGCATCCACTTCCTCTGCGAGGATTGCGACCAGTTGCACTATTACGACTGGGAGATCATGGAGCAGAACATGATCGCAACGCTCAACGGCGAGTTACCGCCGGTCCACGAGCCGAGCGCCGAGCCGAACATCGACGCCTACGTGCCGTGGGATTACGCGATGGGCTACCTCGACGGGCTCGAGGGCCGCTAG